A genomic window from Nicotiana sylvestris chromosome 11, ASM39365v2, whole genome shotgun sequence includes:
- the LOC104238710 gene encoding cysteine-rich and transmembrane domain-containing protein WIH2, giving the protein MSYQHVHEGPYPPPGYGPPPPQPQGYPPPGMPSPPGLYGGGGYPPPPPPPGPHSYQGYFNDQYPPPPPQHIYHDQGGGYYHGDDNGCSSFLKGCLATLCCCCLLEECCRCF; this is encoded by the exons ATGAGTTACCAGCATGTTCATGAAGGTCCCTACCCACCCCCAG GGTATGGACCACCACCACCTCAACCACAAGGATACCCTCCACCGGGGATGCCATCACCACCAGGGCTTTACGGTGGAGGCGGCTACCCTCCTCCACCACCACCTCCTGGACCCCACAGTTATCAAGGCTACTTTAATGATCAATACCCTCCACCACCACCTCAGCACATCTACCATGACCAGGGTGGTGGCTATTATCATGGTGATGACAATGGCTGTTCTTCATTCCTAAAAGGGTG TTTGGCTACTCTGTGTTGTTGCTGTCTCTTGGAGGAGTGCTGTAGATGCTTCTAG